AAGTTACGTTGGGCTTGAAGCGCGACTCCTGAAAAATAATGGAAGCCACCAAGCGCCAGTCCCAGCCAATTTCGTCGCTGAAGTGCTTTATAACCTTGTCGTAGTTAGAAATTTCATTTTCTCCAGGGTTTAGTAGCGCGTCAGCGTACCGGGTGTATACACTCTCATCCTGAAGGTATTTCATGGCAATTTGCCTGTAGCTATAACTCTTTTTAAAGTTTACCAACCAGGTGTTCACCTGCTCGAGCAATACTTTAGAATCGCGATTGACGGCCCAGCAGGCGTCCTCCTGAAGGTTTGGCAATGGGGTAACCTTTAAATCTGGAAAACGCAATTCACCAATCTTCGCCTTGGAATAGCCCATAATTGCCCTATCGATGTCACCAATAGCAACTTGCTCCAACAGCTCGTCAGCGCTATGCCTAGAAGTCTTCACCAAACTCCTTTGGCTCTCCAAAGCAGTTTGCAGCACCTTAACCTGTGATAAATCACCAGTAAGGTAAACCGCCGATGCCGAAGTCGAGTCCTGCTGCGAAACCATTGCAAGCATAAGTTCCGAATGAGGAACAGTGTAGGAAAACTTCCGTATCATGGCCTTATTGGGAACAAGGTTCATGGCAAGAATATCGCATTTACCTTGCTTAAGGAGATTATAGCCATCAACTTCATTGTCAACAGGTATCAACTCCAAGGGTACACCAATATTTTTGGCCAGCTCGGTGAGCAGCTCGTACTGGTAACCAAGTGGTTTTCCGTGATCGATGAAGAATGATAGGCCAGCGTTTTCAATTACAGCCACCAACTTACCTCGGTGCTGAATTGCAGCAATACTGGCGTTTTTGCCAATACCTCCCATCCATGGATTTAGCTGACTGCAGCTAAGCGTAAAAATCAAAAAGAATGAGAGAAACGCTACAAAATGTTTTTTAGATCTAAATAAATTCATTCAAGTTCTTTTTCACAAAGGAACTAAACATATATAATTCAGTAAAGTTCAAACAATTGTTATTAATCGTAGAAATTCCAGTAGACGCCAAACTTAAACGAGAGATCGCCAATGGGATAAGAGTATGCGGAGAAGTAATCCCGCCCAAACCAGTTCTGATCGAGATGATCGTATTTAAGGAATATTTGAGCTGTTTTCCATTGAAAGTTTATAAATCCACTAATTAGTGGATATGCGCCAAGTTTTCGAATTCGCTGGCGATAAAACTGTGCAGTAGCCGGTTGGTAGGCATCTGCATAAAACTTAGTATTGTAAAAAATGTCGGCTCCAACTTGAGCATTTAGCACATTCTTTACTAGAGGAAACTGAACATAGTAAGAGGCTTTTAAAGCAATCTTCGGTAACGGAATAACCATTTCGTCGGTTGAAGATTGTATTACTCCCTGGTGAACTAAATGTAATATACCAAGTCGCAAATGGTTACTTACAAAAATGCTGGCAACCGAAACCTGTCCTTTGTTCTGGACCGGATTTGCAGTGGTATCGAAGTAAACGTAATCGCCAACTGTCTCCAGCCTAATTTCTGCGATAGTTCTCAGCTTAGGCAGGGTCAATACGTAGTTGGCGCGTAGCTCATTTGTCTTGTTGAAAATGTTTTTCCACTGAAAGTTATTGGAAAAATATTGTGTTGTAAAAAAATCAACAGTCTTCGATGAAATTGTCAGCGAGCCGGTTTGCTGAACAGGAAAACCAAAAATGCTAAAGACAAATTTTCCATTGCCTGCCAATAGCACATCACCACTTCTGCGTCCGCTAAGGTAGCTCTTGGCATACACCGACAAGTCTATGCCCTTAACCCGCGTAAACAAACCCGCTCCCATATAAACATTGGTATAATCAATATTCGACGACTTGTTCAGTAGGAAATCCGGTTTCCAGTAGTAGTAACGCTCCAGCTCGAGTCCGGCTTTAACATACAGCTTCAACGCTTTATTGAGGCCACTCAGAAAATTTCCTGAGAGTGTAAGCTCGTTGGTCAAGTTGCGATAGTAAGAAGAGTCGTTTGTGGTTGTGTTGCTAATGTAGTAGTGGTCAAAATAGGCAACCCCGTTGGTGTGGGTTGTAGGGTTATCGGAAAACACGCGGCTAAACCTATCATACTTTAATGTGTGTCGAAGTTCCAGGTATGGGTCTCCCGCCTTTCCCTTATTGGCCCCTTGCACAATACCATAGCTATTCGATGCAAAAATTTGCATGCCCCTGATCTCGTTTTTAGCATCGTTTAGAATCACAGGAACATTTTGTGATTCCATCACAGTATCTCTAACAAACTTTTCTGCTAAAATGCCACCATTCTCCACCACTCGCATCCTTTGATAGGCAAAGGCAACGTAGCTCTTTAATCGTGGTCCATAGAAGGAAGAGTAAAGGACCAGGCTGTTGTCACGAGTAGCCTGCTTCTGAAAAAAGCCAGTCGTGCTAAATCCGTTGTGTTTTAATCCAACGCTCCATCCCGGAACAATATTTTGGTTGTGAGTAAGGTCAAGTGTTTGCTCACCTATTGCCTTCTTATTGGTGGAATACCCCAAGCGAGTAAATCGTTTTTTTGAATTAATAATTGGAATATTGTAAGGAGTATTCATATAGGGAAGGAAGTTCCTCGTAAAAAGGAAGTCTACATCATCGGGTCGAAGGAAAAAATCGATGGCTTCAATGGCTCCCCCATTGTTGGCTGTACTAATTCCCCCCACTGAATATCGGTTAAGCGCCATAACATTCTGAGCACCAAACAAGGTGGTGTCGTATTCCGAAAACTCAGGTGCCATATTCTCCGTGTTCACACGGTAAACAAAAAGACTTTTTAGCTTCAGGGAATCAGGAAATGGAAAATACAATGAGTCGAGCTTGTAGTTACAGGCTGCGTTTGCATTGGATATTAATAACCAAGACAGGCTTAATCCAAAGATTAACGAATATTTGAATCTCATTTCGCTGTCAAAATAGTCCCTGCAAAAATAAAAAAAATCCCGGTCTCGCA
Above is a genomic segment from Williamwhitmania sp. containing:
- a CDS encoding transglycosylase SLT domain-containing protein, with amino-acid sequence MNLFRSKKHFVAFLSFFLIFTLSCSQLNPWMGGIGKNASIAAIQHRGKLVAVIENAGLSFFIDHGKPLGYQYELLTELAKNIGVPLELIPVDNEVDGYNLLKQGKCDILAMNLVPNKAMIRKFSYTVPHSELMLAMVSQQDSTSASAVYLTGDLSQVKVLQTALESQRSLVKTSRHSADELLEQVAIGDIDRAIMGYSKAKIGELRFPDLKVTPLPNLQEDACWAVNRDSKVLLEQVNTWLVNFKKSYSYRQIAMKYLQDESVYTRYADALLNPGENEISNYDKVIKHFSDEIGWDWRLVASIIFQESRFKPNVTSPAGACGLMQIMPITAEHFGVANVASPKNNIRVGVMLLRTLEKHFEREGISEQERIKFVLAAYNAGLVHIEDARRLAKEYHRNPNSWRDVDFFLRMKANPKYYKDPLVKAGRFAGVETSNYVSEVMERYGHYCSLAMS
- a CDS encoding putative porin; the encoded protein is MRFKYSLIFGLSLSWLLISNANAACNYKLDSLYFPFPDSLKLKSLFVYRVNTENMAPEFSEYDTTLFGAQNVMALNRYSVGGISTANNGGAIEAIDFFLRPDDVDFLFTRNFLPYMNTPYNIPIINSKKRFTRLGYSTNKKAIGEQTLDLTHNQNIVPGWSVGLKHNGFSTTGFFQKQATRDNSLVLYSSFYGPRLKSYVAFAYQRMRVVENGGILAEKFVRDTVMESQNVPVILNDAKNEIRGMQIFASNSYGIVQGANKGKAGDPYLELRHTLKYDRFSRVFSDNPTTHTNGVAYFDHYYISNTTTNDSSYYRNLTNELTLSGNFLSGLNKALKLYVKAGLELERYYYWKPDFLLNKSSNIDYTNVYMGAGLFTRVKGIDLSVYAKSYLSGRRSGDVLLAGNGKFVFSIFGFPVQQTGSLTISSKTVDFFTTQYFSNNFQWKNIFNKTNELRANYVLTLPKLRTIAEIRLETVGDYVYFDTTANPVQNKGQVSVASIFVSNHLRLGILHLVHQGVIQSSTDEMVIPLPKIALKASYYVQFPLVKNVLNAQVGADIFYNTKFYADAYQPATAQFYRQRIRKLGAYPLISGFINFQWKTAQIFLKYDHLDQNWFGRDYFSAYSYPIGDLSFKFGVYWNFYD